Proteins encoded in a region of the Candidatus Cloacimonadota bacterium genome:
- a CDS encoding sugar transferase has product MTQIKGHAKSQRVKEIERLMQMRKKRSNFQMQMKISIWDWTVGFAKFLKSFLDVLLSLILLVLLSPILIITSILIYLNDPGPIFYVANRVGLNGAYFGFIKFRSMYVNADKMKDKLMQMNESEDGVIFKIRNDPRVTPIGKFIRRYSIDELPQLINVLKGDMSLVGPRPPLPLEVMQYTLEERKRLHVKPGITCLWQIKGRSDIPFRQQVQLDMEYIRSQGIKNDLVILLKTIPAVISGKGAY; this is encoded by the coding sequence ATGACCCAGATAAAAGGACATGCCAAAAGCCAAAGAGTAAAGGAAATTGAGCGTTTAATGCAAATGAGGAAAAAGCGCAGTAATTTTCAAATGCAGATGAAGATATCCATCTGGGATTGGACGGTTGGCTTTGCCAAATTTCTAAAAAGCTTTCTGGATGTATTACTTTCGCTTATACTATTGGTTTTGCTGTCTCCTATATTGATAATAACTTCGATATTGATATATCTAAATGATCCAGGTCCCATATTTTATGTTGCCAATAGAGTTGGATTGAATGGAGCATATTTTGGTTTCATTAAATTCCGCTCCATGTATGTAAATGCAGATAAAATGAAAGATAAGCTGATGCAAATGAATGAATCGGAAGATGGAGTAATTTTTAAAATAAGAAACGATCCAAGAGTGACACCAATTGGCAAGTTTATTCGTAGATATTCCATAGATGAACTACCACAGCTAATCAATGTTTTAAAAGGGGACATGAGTTTGGTTGGTCCCCGTCCGCCTCTGCCTTTAGAAGTTATGCAATACACTTTGGAAGAAAGAAAACGTTTGCACGTAAAACCAGGCATAACATGTCTCTGGCAGATAAAAGGAAGAAGCGATATCCCATTTCGACAACAAGTTCAGCTTGATATGGAATATATTCGTTCGCAAGGCATAAAAAATGATCTAGTTATTTTACTTAAAACTATACCAGCTGTAATTAGCGGCAAGGGTGCATACTAA
- a CDS encoding alkaline phosphatase family protein yields MKRLALYFFIDALGWEIYQHYGFLQSLGLNSRKLKTTFGFSSAADPSILTGRYPDEHQHWSSFIYDPINSPFKRMGLLSKLPSRVFDRWRVRHNLSKLIKLYHSYTGYFELYSVPFAYLPYFDYLEKKDYFVPGGILATDTIFDWCVDHDIPYYCSNWRHTEDRILIENKKIISEAKIKFAYVYLPKLDGIMHNYGPFSNNTEVKLRDLEQKITDIANFAKRLYDEVSIYIISDHGMAPVTSSFDLKRNIDALGYEYGKDYLAFYDSTMARFWWQDNKAKDDILNYLASLDCGYIVPQEELKRLRVYFPHRKFGDQYFLMNEGILLNPSFMGIKVIPGMHGYHPDDKYSYSIMLSNRTIPNEIQSITDIRKTMENELA; encoded by the coding sequence ATGAAAAGATTGGCGTTATACTTCTTCATTGATGCATTAGGTTGGGAAATTTACCAACATTATGGTTTTTTGCAAAGCTTAGGGCTAAATAGCCGTAAGCTTAAAACTACCTTTGGATTTTCCTCTGCTGCAGATCCATCAATCCTAACCGGAAGGTATCCTGATGAACACCAACATTGGTCAAGTTTTATCTACGATCCGATAAACTCCCCCTTTAAGCGCATGGGACTTCTTTCTAAGCTTCCTTCAAGGGTTTTCGACCGTTGGCGGGTCAGGCACAATCTTAGCAAACTAATTAAACTATATCACTCTTATACTGGATATTTTGAGTTGTACAGTGTTCCCTTTGCCTATCTTCCCTATTTCGATTATTTGGAAAAGAAGGACTACTTTGTTCCGGGAGGGATATTAGCTACAGATACAATATTCGATTGGTGTGTAGACCATGATATACCTTATTACTGTTCAAATTGGCGACATACTGAAGATAGAATATTGATTGAAAACAAGAAAATAATTAGTGAGGCCAAAATCAAGTTTGCTTATGTGTATTTACCCAAACTTGATGGGATAATGCATAACTACGGTCCTTTTTCTAATAATACCGAAGTCAAATTGCGTGATCTGGAACAGAAGATTACGGATATTGCAAACTTTGCTAAACGATTATATGATGAAGTTAGTATATATATTATTTCCGATCATGGCATGGCTCCAGTCACCAGTTCATTCGACCTGAAGAGAAACATTGATGCCTTGGGCTACGAATATGGAAAAGACTATTTGGCTTTTTACGATTCTACAATGGCAAGATTTTGGTGGCAAGATAACAAAGCCAAAGACGACATATTAAACTACCTAGCTTCATTAGATTGTGGCTATATAGTACCTCAAGAAGAGTTAAAGCGTTTAAGAGTATATTTCCCGCACCGTAAATTTGGCGATCAATACTTCTTGATGAACGAAGGTATTCTATTGAACCCAAGCTTTATGGGCATTAAAGTAATTCCCGGAATGCACGGTTATCACCCAGACGACAAGTATTCCTATAGTATAATGCTTTCAAACAGAACTATTCCGAATGAAATTCAATCTATAACCGATATCCGTAAAACAATGGAGAACGAACTTGCTTAA
- a CDS encoding sugar transferase: MRCLIYAKSEDISWLNEYFPDVDPYLLKIVNKPLLEYAMDFVSLLRVKEIRIVSDASTKGIESFFGDGAKWGVNTSYALAHPGDTISSVYLKNSSFCKEQDLLIWNGFFFLQYDRNQITCAPEFRNKFYTQNKRFVFLPRTYKLSDLKSEDLLESSPCFVTCNINNIADYYTLSMAILTSHNKKYVLPGYSSEQDTFLGLNISYPQSAELHPPIMIGDKSRFRKNTLIGPNSIIGNNVIVDDNSSVIDSIIYDNTYIGRDLDLDHKIVYKGNLIDAHTQEVLHVDDKVLVSEVEPGLVTTYLNRNVQRICAFALCIIQFPFWLLLFLPFIMLQKNTRTERLLTKNMNTAFFTDADLLRNTFWGRIILRLSLDKFEQFLAAAISRNIYLVGNRLLTNTVIHRNLVMNLPVYNPGAFSLAESVETYDIEAEMFYELEYIDWISTHYNIKILVRSLFRRLFFGYTAFDKPHK, translated from the coding sequence ATGCGTTGCTTAATATATGCAAAAAGTGAAGATATCTCTTGGCTGAATGAATACTTTCCAGATGTGGATCCCTACCTGCTAAAAATTGTTAACAAACCATTATTAGAATATGCTATGGATTTTGTTTCACTTCTGCGGGTAAAAGAAATAAGAATTGTGTCCGATGCATCTACAAAAGGTATCGAATCCTTTTTTGGAGACGGAGCTAAATGGGGAGTAAACACAAGCTATGCTTTAGCTCATCCTGGCGACACAATCTCTTCTGTTTATCTTAAAAACAGCTCATTTTGTAAAGAACAGGATTTATTAATATGGAATGGTTTTTTCTTTTTGCAATATGATCGAAACCAAATAACCTGTGCACCGGAGTTTAGAAATAAGTTCTATACACAGAATAAACGTTTTGTTTTTTTGCCCCGAACTTACAAGCTTAGCGATCTGAAATCTGAAGATTTACTTGAATCATCGCCCTGTTTTGTAACTTGTAACATTAACAATATAGCAGATTATTACACTCTTTCTATGGCAATTCTTACTTCCCATAACAAGAAATATGTTTTACCAGGATATTCCAGTGAACAGGATACTTTTTTGGGCTTGAATATTAGCTATCCACAAAGCGCTGAACTGCATCCACCCATCATGATTGGAGATAAAAGCAGATTCCGGAAGAATACCCTAATTGGTCCTAACAGCATAATAGGCAACAATGTGATTGTAGATGACAACTCATCTGTAATTGATAGCATTATCTACGACAATACATATATTGGGAGAGATCTGGATCTGGATCACAAAATTGTATACAAAGGAAATCTCATTGATGCCCACACTCAAGAAGTGCTTCATGTCGATGACAAAGTGCTGGTATCGGAAGTAGAGCCGGGATTAGTTACAACCTATCTAAATCGTAACGTACAAAGAATATGTGCTTTTGCTTTATGCATAATTCAGTTTCCATTTTGGCTTTTACTCTTTCTCCCATTTATCATGTTACAGAAAAATACTCGTACTGAGCGCCTGTTAACAAAGAACATGAATACGGCATTTTTTACCGATGCCGATTTATTAAGAAATACCTTTTGGGGTAGAATAATTCTACGATTATCGTTAGACAAGTTCGAGCAGTTTTTGGCTGCGGCTATTTCTAGAAATATCTACCTTGTTGGAAACAGATTGCTGACTAATACTGTTATTCATCGCAACCTAGTCATGAATCTTCCCGTCTACAATCCTGGAGCTTTTTCCTTGGCTGAAAGCGTCGAAACCTACGATATTGAAGCTGAGATGTTTTATGAGCTTGAGTATATAGATTGGATTTCTACTCATTATAATATCAAAATACTGGTAAGAAGCCTATTCAGAAGGCTGTTTTTCGGTTACACTGCCTTTGATAAACCCCATAAATGA
- a CDS encoding STAS domain-containing protein, whose amino-acid sequence MQLSFTQKKNVGIIDVIGRLDAYNAPDLRATYDQVANKALNFVFNMQKCEFIDSTGLGTIVACLKSASQGGGDIHIANLQSKPRMVFDITRAHKIFHIFDDLEAAIESFEQDFDA is encoded by the coding sequence ATGCAACTTAGCTTTACACAAAAGAAAAATGTTGGCATCATTGATGTGATTGGAAGACTCGATGCTTACAATGCTCCCGATCTGAGAGCTACTTACGATCAGGTGGCAAATAAGGCATTAAATTTTGTATTTAATATGCAAAAATGCGAATTCATCGATAGTACCGGCTTAGGCACAATTGTAGCATGTTTAAAATCTGCATCACAAGGTGGCGGAGATATCCATATTGCCAACCTGCAAAGTAAACCACGCATGGTGTTCGATATAACTCGCGCACATAAAATATTCCATATATTTGACGATCTTGAAGCAGCAATAGAAAGTTTTGAGCAAGATTTTGATGCTTGA
- a CDS encoding polysaccharide biosynthesis/export family protein gives MKRYRISSLLVPFICVAFLYSCSRNSSNSYIEENLEAMPEYLEETYLATQTTQETIEELYRLNDIELPAYTLGPGDKMKIFVYDEPELDSDAVLVKQDGTLSFRLVGEIDVTGLTIPEATTIIEDRLKEYIHHPKVSIIPFETKSSNVTILGKVTYPGIVEIKGRMRILDALASAGGLALGWFQNNSVELADLERTFMMRQNRILPIDFVELVQNGNMLYNIPLLDKDYIYIPSAINREVYIVGEVNQEGHYFYQENMTLLQSITFAQGFKDTAQATVYVIRGNLSHPRLFKINTKEILKAKVRDFKLKPNDIVFIPKHPIAKWNDVVNSVLPSLQAIQSGYLLNEMYKDILDK, from the coding sequence ATGAAAAGATACCGCATAAGCTCATTATTGGTACCCTTCATTTGTGTTGCCTTTTTATATTCTTGCTCTAGAAATAGTTCAAATTCTTATATTGAAGAAAACTTGGAAGCAATGCCAGAGTATTTAGAAGAAACGTATCTTGCCACTCAAACAACACAAGAAACCATTGAAGAATTATATCGCCTAAACGATATTGAGCTACCCGCTTACACATTAGGACCCGGCGATAAAATGAAAATATTTGTGTATGATGAGCCAGAATTAGATTCCGATGCGGTGCTAGTAAAACAAGACGGTACCCTATCCTTTAGATTAGTTGGAGAGATTGACGTTACCGGTTTAACCATTCCTGAAGCTACCACAATTATTGAAGATCGTCTAAAAGAATACATACATCACCCCAAAGTATCGATTATTCCTTTTGAAACAAAAAGTTCAAACGTTACTATTTTAGGCAAAGTAACCTATCCAGGTATCGTTGAAATAAAAGGTAGAATGAGGATTCTTGATGCACTTGCAAGTGCCGGAGGTTTAGCCTTGGGTTGGTTCCAAAATAACTCTGTGGAGTTGGCAGATTTGGAGCGTACCTTCATGATGCGTCAAAACCGTATCTTACCCATAGATTTTGTTGAACTTGTTCAGAATGGGAATATGCTTTACAATATACCTCTGTTAGATAAAGATTATATTTATATACCTTCAGCTATTAATCGAGAGGTTTATATAGTCGGTGAAGTAAACCAGGAAGGACACTATTTTTACCAAGAGAATATGACTCTATTGCAAAGCATCACTTTTGCGCAAGGCTTTAAAGATACAGCCCAAGCTACAGTATACGTGATTCGGGGCAATCTATCTCATCCGAGATTATTTAAAATCAATACAAAGGAAATTCTCAAAGCAAAGGTTCGTGATTTCAAGTTAAAACCAAACGACATTGTGTTTATACCCAAACATCCAATTGCAAAATGGAATGACGTTGTAAACAGTGTGTTGCCCAGTTTGCAGGCAATTCAATCTGGTTATCTATTAAATGAGATGTACAAAGATATCCTCGATAAATAA
- a CDS encoding WecB/TagA/CpsF family glycosyltransferase, with translation MPSIQDYLRILIDYILETITEVILYAIVAASDLFIGLPIRLCSNKLHCFEQTDHIILGKNLVPISIKYIKSRHWFVQNAFVFPLILARKLRLVGVSLRYQDHNTNINPAALTKTPGLLSLYFIRKSSRLAFTTAFECDLEYLHKKHGGYDLVLLLQSLVALIYHHDQNMITSYINIFDVSIMNISMSEAIGIIDKSIEHNKKSPIYFVNADCLNKVFIDKDYHHVLCNNDIVFPDGSGINLAAKILGTTLKENVNGTDMLPYLCALAQIKQYRIYLLGAASGVAEKMREKLEKEYPDLKICGCHHGFFDWDIELDEVIRNINLAHTDILLVAFGAPRQEFFIAKYGEQIDAAVQMGVGGLFDFYSERIARAPLWMRQIGMEWVFRLIMEPKRMWKRYLIGNPLFLYRVYRWKKTKLEW, from the coding sequence ATGCCCAGTATCCAAGATTACTTGAGAATACTAATAGACTATATTCTGGAAACTATTACGGAAGTGATTCTATATGCGATTGTGGCTGCATCAGATTTGTTTATCGGGCTACCAATTAGATTATGTAGTAATAAACTACATTGTTTTGAGCAAACTGATCATATTATCTTGGGCAAAAATCTTGTTCCAATTAGCATCAAGTACATAAAATCCAGGCATTGGTTTGTTCAAAATGCGTTTGTATTTCCGCTTATCCTAGCTAGAAAGCTTAGATTAGTGGGAGTAAGTTTACGTTATCAAGACCATAATACGAATATTAATCCGGCTGCGCTAACCAAAACACCTGGTTTATTGAGTTTGTATTTTATCCGAAAGAGCTCTCGTTTAGCTTTTACCACGGCGTTTGAATGCGATCTAGAGTATCTTCATAAGAAGCATGGTGGATATGATTTAGTGTTATTACTGCAATCCCTTGTTGCCTTGATCTATCATCACGATCAGAATATGATAACTAGTTATATTAACATCTTTGATGTATCAATAATGAATATTAGTATGTCTGAAGCTATCGGCATTATTGATAAAAGCATTGAACATAACAAAAAAAGTCCCATTTATTTTGTTAATGCAGATTGCCTAAATAAAGTTTTTATTGACAAGGATTATCATCACGTATTGTGTAACAATGATATTGTTTTTCCAGATGGCAGTGGAATAAACCTTGCTGCTAAAATTCTTGGCACGACTTTAAAAGAGAATGTGAATGGAACAGATATGCTACCCTATCTTTGCGCACTTGCACAAATAAAACAATACCGTATTTATTTGCTAGGTGCGGCAAGTGGAGTGGCAGAAAAGATGAGAGAGAAATTGGAAAAAGAGTATCCTGATTTGAAAATATGCGGTTGTCATCATGGCTTTTTTGATTGGGATATCGAGCTTGATGAGGTAATACGTAATATAAACTTAGCTCATACTGATATTTTGTTGGTTGCATTTGGAGCACCTCGTCAAGAGTTTTTTATAGCAAAGTATGGAGAACAGATTGATGCAGCTGTTCAAATGGGAGTGGGAGGCCTGTTCGACTTCTACTCTGAACGAATTGCCCGAGCCCCGTTGTGGATGCGCCAGATTGGGATGGAATGGGTTTTTAGATTGATAATGGAGCCTAAGAGAATGTGGAAACGTTATCTTATTGGAAACCCACTATTTCTGTATAGAGTATATCGTTGGAAAAAAACAAAATTGGAATGGTGA